A single Anopheles arabiensis isolate DONGOLA chromosome 2, AaraD3, whole genome shotgun sequence DNA region contains:
- the LOC120893631 gene encoding histone H2A, whose product MSGRGKGGKVKGKAKSRSNRAGLQFPVGRIHRLLRKGNYAERVGAGAPVYLAAVMEYLAAEVLELAGNAARDNKKTRIIPRHLQLAIRNDEELNKLLSGVTIAQGGVLPNIQAVLLPKKTEKKA is encoded by the coding sequence ATGTCTGGCcgtggaaagggaggaaaggtaAAGGGAAAGGCAAAGTCCCGTTCCAACCGTGCCGGTCTTCAGTTCCCCGTTGGCCGTATTCATCGTCTCCTGCGCAAGGGTAACTATGCCGAGCGCGTCGGTGCCGGAGCACCCGTGTATCTGGCAGCCGTCATGGAATACTTGGCCGCTGAAGTGCTTGAGTTGGCCGGAAACGCTGCCCGTGACAACAAGAAGACGCGCATCATCCCGCGACATCTGCAGCTGGCCATCCGCAACGACGAGGAGTTGAACAAGCTGCTGTCCGGAGTAACCATCGCTCAGGGTGGTGTGCTGCCCAACATTCaggccgtgctgctgcccaagAAGACCGAAAAGAAGGCTTAA
- the LOC120893327 gene encoding histone H4: MTGRGKGGKGLGKGGAKRHRKVLRDNIQGITKPAIRRLARRGGVKRISGLIYEETRGVLKVFLENVIRDAVTYTEHAKRKTVTAMDVVYALKRQGRTLYGFGG, from the coding sequence ATGACTggaagaggaaagggaggaaaaggtcTGGGTAAAGGAGGAGCCAAGCGTCACCGAAAAGTGCTGCGGGATAACATCCAGGGCATTACCAAGCCCGCCATCCGCCGTTTGGCTCGGCGCGGAGGAGTGAAACGTATCTCCGGCCTCATCTACGAGGAAACCCGTGGCGTCCTGAAAGTATTTCTGGAGAATGTGATTCGTGATGCGGTCACTTACACTGAACACGCCAAGCGTAAGACCGTCACCGCTATGGATGTGGTGTATGCTCTGAAGCGTCAGGGCCGCACTCTGTACGGTTTTGGAGGTTAA
- the LOC120893309 gene encoding histone H2A, whose product MSGRGKGGKVKGKAKSRSNRAGLQFPVGRIHRLLRKGNYAERVGAGAPVYLAAVMEYLAAEVLELAGNAARDNKKTRIIPRHLQLAIRNDEELNKLLSGVTIAQGGVLPNIQAVLLPKKTEKKA is encoded by the coding sequence ATGTCTGGCcgtggaaagggaggaaaggtaAAGGGAAAGGCAAAGTCCCGTTCCAACCGTGCCGGTCTTCAGTTCCCCGTTGGCCGTATTCATCGTCTCCTGCGCAAGGGTAACTATGCCGAGCGCGTCGGTGCCGGAGCACCCGTGTATCTGGCAGCCGTCATGGAATACTTGGCCGCTGAAGTGCTTGAGTTGGCCGGAAACGCTGCTCGTGACAACAAGAAGACGCGCATCATCCCGCGTCATCTGCAGCTGGCCATCCGCAACGACGAGGAGTTGAACAAGCTGCTGTCCGGAGTAACCATCGCTCAGGGTGGTGTGCTGCCCAACATTCaggccgtgctgctgcccaagAAGACCGAAAAGAAGGCTTAA
- the LOC120893297 gene encoding histone H2B — MAPKTSGKAAKKSGKAQKNISKSDKKKKRKTRKESYAIYIYKVLKQVHPDTGISSKAMSIMNSFVNDIFERIAAEASRLAHYNKRSTITSREIQTAVRLLLPGELAKHAVSEGTKAVTKYTSSK, encoded by the coding sequence ATGGCACCCAAAACCAGTGGAAAAGCTGCGAAGAAGTCTGGCAAGgcccagaaaaatatttccaagtccgacaagaaaaagaagcgcaaGACCCGCAAGGAAAGCTACGCTATTTACATCTACAAAGTGTTGAAGCAAGTCCACCCGGATACTGGCATCTCTTCGAAGGCCATGAGCATCATGAACAGTTTCGTCAACGATATCTTCGAACGCATTGCTGCTGAGGCATCCCGCTTGGCGCACTACAACAAGCGTTCGACGATCACGTCCCGCGAAATCCAAACCGCtgttcgtctgctgctgcctggtgAGCTTGCCAAGCACGCCGTCTCCGAAGGAACGAAGGCTGTCACAAAGTACACCAGCTCGAAGTAA
- the LOC120898342 gene encoding uncharacterized protein LOC120898342, whose amino-acid sequence MAGPSGGGWGHGPPPVNKRGRQAPEWLDPANVHGELRYLILAPQKGFAIPKNAFLIEKSLSPFVGPIEPCVPMDQGARYLMKTRSREQFDKLLAIKKLIDGTPVEITSDRARNTVQCVMVTPCLDGLTDEEILAQIEGTKIVEVKRFMRKVDGAVKPTNAYLLRVDSVTVPEEVRVGCISVRTRPYYPRPMICFKCLIVGHTTARCNSAPACPNCSMPEHGSCNNPPRCKNCKGDHATLNRSCPVYLAEQNIIRIKVDNCISYPEARKIYSQFQQVIEERDFLKSQLQSRRKNKHTENADSNHTDSNSDSNADANSSPNMDTNGEQNIDSNNTNANNNTNTDANTATQKDSKTSTSIGPKRKASPSSSSYSTVDTTSEEKIPHGNNSTPSKTKSHKRGKRRSQKRKLGFRH is encoded by the exons ATGGCGGGCCCGAGTGGAGGCGGGTGGGGACACGGTCCCCCCCCAGTGAATAAAAGGGGTCGTCAGGCCCCCGAATGGCTCGATCCAGCGAACGTACACGGCGAACTGCGCTATCTGATTTTGGCGCCCCAGAAGGGTTTTGCCATTCCGAAGAACGCGTTTTTGATCGAGAAAAGCCTCTCGCCGTTCGTCGGTCCCATCGAGCCTTGCGTGCCGATGGACCAGGGCGCGCGATATCTAATGAAAACACGCAGTCGTGAGCAGTTCGACAAACTGCTTGCGATCAAGAAACTGATCGATGGTACCCCGGTGGAAATCACCTCTGACCGAGCTCGCAATACCGTACAGTGTGTGATGGTCACTCCGTGTCTGGACGGACTAACGGACGAAGAGATTCTGGCCCAAATCGAGGGAACTAAAATCGTGGAGGTGAAGCGGTTCATGCGCAAGGTGGACGGTGCGGTGAAACCGACCAACGCCTACCTACTACGTGTCGACTCGGTCACGGttccggaggaggtgcgcgttGGCTGCATCTCGGTGCGCACGCGTCCCTACTACCCCCGGCCCATGATATGCTTTAAATGCTTGATTGTGGGACACACCACGGCTCGGTGCAATTCTGCTCCAGCCTGCCCGAACTGCTCAATGCCGGAACACGGATCTTGCAATAACCCACCCCGATGCAAAAACTGCAAAGGAGATCACGCTACCCTGAACCGCTCCTGCCCGGTCTATCTGGCCGAACAGAACATTATCCGCATCAAGGTGGATAACTGTATCAGCTACCCAGAAGCGCGCAAAATATACAGTCAG TTCCAGCAAGTGATTGAGGAACGTGACTTCTTGAAAAGCCAGCTCCAATCCCGACGCAAGAACAAGCACACCGAAAACGCCGACTCGAACCACACGGACTCGAACAGCGACAGCAACGCTGACGCGAACTCGAGCCCAAACATGGACACTAACGGGGAACAGAACATCGACTCAAACAACACTAACGCGAACAACAACACGAACACGGACGCAAACACAGCTACGCAAAAGGACTCGAAGACTTCTACCTCGATCGGACCGAAACGAAAAGCCTCCCCCTCATCCTCATCCTACAGCACCGTCgacacaacaagcgaagagaAAATTCCTCACGGCAACAACAGTACACCATCGAAAACAAAATCGCACAAAAGGGGAAAACGCAGATCCCAAAAGCGAAAACTAGGCTTTAGACACTGA
- the LOC120896631 gene encoding histone H2A, protein MSGRGKGGKVKGKAKSRSNRAGLQFPVGRIHRLLRKGNYAERVGAGAPVYLAAVMEYLAAEVLELAGNAARDNKKTRIIPRHLQLAIRNDEELNKLLSGVTIAQGGVLPNIQAVLLPKKTEKKA, encoded by the coding sequence ATGTCTGGCcgtggaaagggaggaaaggtaAAGGGAAAGGCAAAGTCCCGTTCCAACCGTGCCGGTCTTCAGTTCCCCGTTGGCCGTATTCATCGTCTCCTGCGCAAGGGTAACTATGCCGAGCGCGTCGGTGCCGGAGCACCCGTGTATCTGGCAGCCGTCATGGAATACTTGGCCGCTGAAGTGCTTGAGTTGGCCGGAAACGCTGCCCGTGACAACAAGAAGACGCGCATCATCCCGCGTCATCTGCAGCTGGCCATCCGCAACGACGAGGAGTTGAACAAGCTGCTGTCCGGAGTAACCATCGCTCAGGGTGGTGTGCTGCCCAACATTCaggccgtgctgctgcccaagAAGACCGAAAAGAAGGCTTAA
- the LOC120893293 gene encoding histone H3: protein MARTKQTARKSTGGKAPRKQLATKAARKSAPATGGVKKPHRYRPGTVALREIRRYQKSTELLIRKLPFQRLVREIAQDFKTDLRFQSSAVMALQEASEAYLVGLFEDTNLCAIHAKRVTIMPKDIQLARRIRGERA from the coding sequence ATGGCTCGTACCAAGCAAACCGCTCGTAAATCGACTGGAGGTAAGGCTCCTCGCAAGCAGCTGGCCACCAAGGCTGCTCGTAAAAGTGCCCCGGCCACCGGAGGAGTGAAGAAGCCGCATCGTTACCGTCCGGGAACGGTGGCCCTCCGAGAAATCCGTCGCTACCAGAAGTCGACCGAGCTGCTCATCCGCAAGCTGCCCTTCCAGCGCTTGGTGCGTGAGATCGCCCAGGACTTCAAGACTGATCTCCGCTTCCAGAGCTCAGCCGTCATGGCGCTGCAGGAAGCCAGCGAGGCGTATCTGGTTGGTCTGTTCGAAGACACGAATCTGTGCGCCATCCACGCCAAGCGCGTCACCATCATGCCCAAGGACATCCAGCTGGCCCGTCGCATCCGCGGAGAGCGTGCCTAA
- the LOC120893292 gene encoding uncharacterized protein LOC120893292, whose product MDKKIKSAQHKKLVAVENIKALERFKQNFKPENVGEIPEVMEGLEQHRQDFFAAVAKLEEYDDTSDAIQACITDRIDMEERCRRLKSFLRENQRKEANSLNDSLLANSTLAFGRPNTSNIRFPKIELPTFDGDSTKWLSFRDRFVAMIDASVELPPIAKLQYLLSSLKGDAAVPFEHVTLTTENYSVTWAALLKRYDNSRMLIREYWRRLHFLPAIATESVDGLTSLVDEFVRYVNGLQKLHEPVDSWDTPLSNMLLMKLDNETILAWERHSVHKKKDKYCELIEFLQDRIRILKSSQSISCDRIVAPIKVAGAHRPTAPRRSVTNAASVQRNTPVSSTSQQVTCPLQCADHHLVRNCPVFLAKNTQERREIARSKGLCWNCLSCSHQVRSCKSEYSCRSCKERHHTLLHQPPQQPTVALSAQSDDDMVFLETAIVFIVDDYGEKHEARALLDSGSMSNFISDTLARKLMTPRARVNVSVSGIGTSRQQIKGSTTAIVRSRNLQFTTPLEFLILDTPSADIPTSPINVSSWNIPDVTLADPTYHIPGKVDVVIGGDTFWELHTGRKQSLGSGLPWLVETQFGWAVAGNTTHSSQQHRVCNMATSDSPLEAILTRFWESETIFDEPALSLEEDMCERHFISTTTRDPSGRYVVRLPQIPNTNIVLGESKAIADRRLLAVERRLKSNPAMKEEYSKFMSEYERLGHMKQLTEPVDDSCEHYYLPHHAVLKESSTTTKVRVVFDASCKTASGYSLNDKLLVGPVIQDDLFTIIVRFRSHAVALSADVEKMYRQILHDSRDTDYLRIRYRRNTAEPIQTFQLQTVTYGTSCAPFLATRTLKQIALDHKMQYPRAVDPVLHDFYVDDLLTGTDELADAIEMQRQISEMLMQAGFVLKKWVSNVPEALIGLPSEDLAILPTHEWQDPQFVSTLGLVWEPAVDMLRYRIDLPTAATMLTKRLALSYIAKIFDPLGLLSPTIIIAKLFMQQLWKLQENGKPWDWDRELPSHLQKEWTAFHSKLHSLREVRIPRYTSIRQATNVQLHIFADASQVAYGACCYVRAENDSTTSVQLLAAKSKVVSLSNTHSIARLELCAARLATQLFRKVSQSLNGEYDAFAWTDSMTVLHWLNSAPRRWKPFVANRVAKIQGETRIKCWRHVPGVDNPADDASRGLLPDKLQSCERWWHGPHWLSSKQEEWPIREPAIEETASIEEERVTQSRIAAMSMEDDFNNKLFTRFSTYLKLRRTMAYCLRFVQCMRTPKPAITSPTAKGHASIQDMSILIAPPSRDELIQAELQLCRLAQQDSFADELKMVKNGKDVPRNSKLKWLSPFIDEAGILRVGGRLHNAQIAEYAKHPILLSAKHPLAALLAVAYHQKYMHTGPEHLLSILRERFWIIGGRNLTKLVFHRCHKCFKAKPTLVQQSVADLPTSRVTPTRPFAVSGVDYCGPVLLKSPVRNRSPTKAYIAIFVCFATRAVHIELVNDLTTAAFLAALRRFVARRGKIAELHSDNATTFKGAAHELHRLYEMFKCSNSERIEIFNWCANEEIQWKFIPPRAPHFGGLWEAAVRSAKQHLIRTIGSTSLTQEGMVTLLAQVEQCLNSRPLIPLSSEPSDTQPLTPGHFFGRVEHAGVATS is encoded by the coding sequence ATGGACAAGAAGATAAAATCTGCTCAGCACAAAAAACTCGtcgcagtggaaaacattaaGGCGCTGGAGCGCTTTAAGCAGAACTTCAAACCCGAAAATGTAGGTGAAATCCCGGAGGTTATGGAGGGTTTGGAGCAACACAGACAGGACTTTTTTGCCGCGGTGGCAAAGCTGGAAGAGTATGACGACACCAGTGATGCGATTCAAGCCTGTATTACTGACAGGATCGATATGGAAGAGCGCTGCCGGCGGCTAAAATCGTTCCTTAGAGAAAACCAACGGAAGGAAGCCAATTCGCTCAACGACTCCTTATTGGCTAACTCAACCCTGGCGTTTGGACGGCCAAATACATCAAACATTCGTTTTCCCAAAATCGAATTACCAACGTTCGACGGTGATTCGACAAAGTGGTTGTCATTCCGCGATCGCTTTGTCGCGATGATTGACGCAAGTGTCGAGCTGCCGCCAATTGCAAAACTGCAGTACTTACTTTCGTCCCTGAAAGGTGACGCTGCGGTTCCCTTCGAACATGTTACTCTGACCACGGAAAACTATTCTGTTACCTGGGCTGCGCTGCTTAAGCGATACGACAACTCACGGATGCTCATTCGCGAGTACTGGCGACGGCTACATTTCCTACCTGCGATTGCAACAGAAAGTGTCGATGGTTTGACGTCGTTGGTAGATGAATTCGTGCGATATGTGAATGGGTTGCAGAAGCTGCACGAACCTGTCGACTCATGGGACACGCCTTTGTCCAACATGTTGCTGATGAAGCTGGACAATGAGACCATTCTGGCGTGGGAAAGGCATTCTGTGCATAAGAAGAAGGACAAGTACTGCGAGTTGATCGAATTCCTGCAAGACCGAATTCGAATCCTAAAATCGAGCCAGAGTATCTCGTGCGATCGGATTGTGGCTCCGATCAAGGTGGCCGGGGCACATCGGCCCACCGCACCACGGCGGTCGGTAACCAACGCTGCTTCTGTGCAAAGGAATACTCCCGTTTCATCGACCAGTCAACAAGTGACCTGTCCATTGCAGTGTGCAGATCATCACCTGGTTCGAAATTGCCCGGTATTTTTAGCCAAAAATACTCAGGAGCGGCGAGAAATCGCACGGTCAAAAGGTTTGTGCTGGAATTGTCTCAGTTGTTCCCATCAAGTGAGATCGTGCAAATCCGAGTATTCTTGCCGTTCGTGCAAGGAACGGCATCATACGCTGCTTCATcaaccaccacaacaaccTACAGTCGCTTTGTCAGCCCAATCAGATGATGATATGGTGTTTCTCGAGACGGCTATTGTGTTCATCGTAGACGATTATGGAGAGAAACATGAGGCACGGGCGCTTTTGGATTCGGGCTCTATGTCCAACTTCATTTCGGATACGTTAGCTCGGAAGCTCATGACACCTCGAGCGAGAGTTAATGTATCAGTGTCTGGCATCGGAACTTCAAGGCAGCAGATAAAGGGTTCGACCACGGCGATCGTTCGTTCAAGGAACCTTCAATTCACCACCCCATTGGAGTTTCTGATCCTGGATACACCCTCGGCGGACATTCCCACCTCACCAATCAACGTGTCTTCGTGGAACATCCCGGATGTAACGCTAGCAGACCCCACGTATCACATCCCAGGCAAGGTCGATGTGGTCATCGGTGGCGATACGTTCTGGGAGCTGCATACCGGACGCAAGCAATCTCTCGGTTCGGGTCTGCCATGGCTGGTAGAAACGCAGTTTGGATGGGCGGTAGCAGGAAACACTACGCATTCGTCTCAACAACATCGGGTATGTAATATGGCAACGAGCGACAGTCCGTTGGAAGCCATATTGACGCGGTTCTGGGAGAGCGAGACCATCTTCGACGAGCCCGCTCTATCTCTGGAGGAAGACATGTGTGAACGTCATTTCATCTCTACTACAACCAGAGACCCATCTGGCAGGTATGTCGTACGTTTACCACAAATTCCTAATACGAATATCGTTTTAGGAGAATCGAAAGCAATCGCTGATCGTCGTCTCCTAGCGGTGGAACGGCGGCTTAAGTCTAACCCTGCAATGAAGGAGGAGTATAGTAAATTCATGTCGGAGTATGAGCGCTTAGGGCACATGAAACAACTCACCGAGCCGGTGGACGATTCGTGTGAACACTACTATCTCCCTCATCACGCGGTGCTTAAGGAATCGAGCACAACCACCAAGGTCAGGGTAGTCTTTGACGCGTCGTGCAAGACAGCTTCTGGCTACTCCTTGAACGACAAACTCCTGGTTGGGCCGGTGATCCAAGACGATCTGTTTACCATCATCGTTCGTTTCCGGTCTCACGCAGTCGCACTCTCAGCAGACGTTGAGAAAATGTATCGCCAAATTCTCCACGATTCTCGCGACACTGATTACCTGCGCATTCGGTATAGAAGAAACACCGCAGAGCCGATTCAGACGTTCCAACTACAAACAGTAACATATGGCACGTCTTGCGCACCCTTCCTAGCAACAAGAACGCTAAAGCAGATCGCTCTCGATCACAAGATGCAATACCCCCGAGCAGTGGATCCTGTATTGCACGATTTTTATGTGGATGACCTGCTAACGGGAACAGACGAGTTGGCAGATGCAATTGAAATGCAAAGGCAGATTTCCGAGATGCTCATGCAGGCTGGATTCGTGTTGAAGAAGTGGGTATCGAACGTACCCGAAGCACTAATCGGCCTTCCTTCAGAAGACCTTGCCATCCTTCCTACTCATGAATGGCAAGATCCCCAATTTGTATCGACGCTTGGTCTGGTTTGGGAGCCAGCAGTTGATATGCTGCGATATCGGATCGATCTACCAACTGCTGCGACGATGTTGACAAAGAGGCTAGCTTTGTCCTACATCGCCAAAATCTTTGACCCGCTGGGCTTGCTTAGTCCAACCATTATCATCGCTAAGCTCTTTATGCAACAACTGTGGAAGTTGCAGGAAAACGGGAAGCCATGGGATTGGGATCGTGAGCTACCATCACATCTCCAAAAGGAATGGACGGCATTTCATTCCAAGCTGCATTCACTTCGGGAAGTGCGCATTCCGCGTTACACTTCAATTCGGCAGGCAACAAACGtgcagctacacattttcgcGGATGCTTCTCAGGTGGCATATGGTGCTTGCTGTTACGTCAGGGCAGAAAACGATTCGACAACATCGGTGCAGCTGTTGGCAGCTAAGTCTAAAGTAGTATCGTTGTCGAACACACATTCCATAGCGAGACTCGAGCTCTGTGCAGCGCGGTTGGCAACGCAACTGTTCCGGAAGGTCAGTCAGTCCCTCAACGGTGAATACGATGCTTTCGCTTGGACTGATTCCATGACCGTGCTACATTGGCTCAATTCAGCACCACGGAGGTGGAAGCCTTTCGTTGCCAACAGGGTGGCAAAAATTCAAGGAGAAACCCGGATCAAGTGCTGGAGGCATGTTCCTGGTGTAGACAACCCAGCAGACGATGCATCGCGAGGTCTACTACCAGACAAATTGCAATCCTGTGAACGATGGTGGCATGGGCCACATTGGTTGAGCAGCAAACAGGAAGAATGGCCTATAAGAGAACCTGCAATTGAAGAAACGGCATCAATAGAAGAAGAACGTGTTACACAATCACGAATAGCTGCAATGTCGATGGAGGACGATTTCAACAATAAGCTATTTACACGGTTTTCAACCTACCTCAAACTTCGTCGAACCATGGCgtattgtttacgtttcgtgCAATGCATGAGGACACCGAAACCCGCAATTACGTCACCGACAGCCAAGGGTCATGCTTCGATTCAGGACATGAGTATATTGATTGCACCTCCATCTCGAGACGAACTCATCCAAGCTGAGCTGCAGTTGTGTCGGTTAGCTCAGCAAGATTCATTTGCGGACGAGttaaaaatggttaaaaacGGCAAGGATGTACCACGCAATTCGAAGCTGAAATGGTTGTCCCCCTTTATTGATGAGGCGGGAATCCTGCGTGTTGGTGGCCGGCTTCACAACGCACAAATAGCAGAATACGCGAAGCATCCTATACTTCTTTCTGCAAAACACCCACTCGCTGCATTGTTAGCAGTCGCGTATCACCAGAAGTATATGCACACCGGTCCTGAACACTTATTATCCATCCTTCGTGAACGCTTCTGGATAATCGGTGGCCGTAATTTGACCAAGTTGGTTTTCCATCGGTGTCACAAGTGTTTCAAGGCCAAACCTACACTGGTGCAACAATCCGTTGCAGATCTTCCGACATCAAGGGTTACACCCACGAGACCATTTGCTGTCAGTGGTGTGGACTATTGCGGTCCGGTATTGCTGAAGTCGCCTGTTCGCAATAGAAGTCCCACCAAGGCATACATCGCCATCTTCGTGTGCTTTGCAACACGAGCGGTCCACATTGAGTTGGTGAATGATCTCACTACGGCGGCATTTTTGGCAGCACTAAGGCGCTTCGTGGCTCGCAGAGGCAAAATCGCGGAACTGCATTCGGATAATGCTACTACGTTTAAGGGGGCTGCACACGAACTTCATCGCCTCTACGAGATGTTTAAGTGCAGCAATAGCGAACGCATCGAAATCTTCAACTGGTGTGCCAATGAAGAAATTCAGTGGAAGTTTATTCCCCCTCGAGCGCCACACTTCGGAGGACTGTGGGAGGCTGCTGTACGATCCGCTAAACAGCACCTAATTCGCACGATAGGAAGTACGAGCCTCACTCAGGAGGGAATGGTAACATTGCTAGCGCAGGTCGAACAATGCTTAAATTCAAGACCCCTGATTCCGCTTTCTAGTGAGCCATCGGACACGCAACCGCTCACTCCGGGTCATTTTTTTGGTAGGGTCGAACATGCTGGCGTTGCCACAAGTTGA